The nucleotide window GACCTATGCCCGGATGCCGCATTAGTCACGCAATGGATTCAACAAGCTCAACGGCTTTAATCATTCCCACAAGCCGCATGGAGTTTGGGCAATCAGCGCAAATTTCGTCTTAAGAGAAATTTTCCGACAGCAGTCGGGAATCCTAAACTTACGGTGTGCTACAAAAAATGTGACTAAAGTGCCGTGGCGCTTTAATCAGGGTACCAAAACATGCCTTTAATCCCTTCGGGATCGGACATGAAGCCAAGATTTCGATAGAAGTCTACAACATGCGGATCAGCGAACAAGGTAATGTTACTAATATCTTCACTGCGTAATTTCTTGATAATGAACTTCATCAGGGCCTTACCCATTCCTTTGCTTTGGAACTCCGGGTGAACCACCACATCCCAAATTGTGGCATTGAAGGCATGATCAGAAGTCGCGCGGGAAAAGCCAATCAGCCGCCGTGAAGCACCGCGCTGCTCCCACATAGAAACGACCAAGAAGCTATTTTGGATAGCCTTTTTGACCTTTCTCAGGGGTCGCCGCGACCAGCCAACGGAGTCACATAATTCTTCGAGTTCGTACAAATCTAGGTCACGATCGGTACTGAAAAATATTCGCGATGCAGTTGGCTCAGCCACAGCACCCGCAAAGGCAGC belongs to Romeriopsis navalis LEGE 11480 and includes:
- a CDS encoding GNAT family N-acetyltransferase; its protein translation is MGFWKSLFNTTETATVSRSVNVEPYVPEGNRAAFAGAVAEPTASRIFFSTDRDLDLYELEELCDSVGWSRRPLRKVKKAIQNSFLVVSMWEQRGASRRLIGFSRATSDHAFNATIWDVVVHPEFQSKGMGKALMKFIIKKLRSEDISNITLFADPHVVDFYRNLGFMSDPEGIKGMFWYPD